In Candidatus Paceibacterota bacterium, one genomic interval encodes:
- a CDS encoding efflux RND transporter permease subunit, translating into MQKLAEICIRRPVFATMIVLSLVVVGVAGYLNLDVDRFPSVDLPTVRVYTRLPGAAPAEVESQVAQPIEEVLNTIEGIEELRSVNGAGSAFCVVTFDLKRDIDAAAQDVRDRVATVVRDLPRDTDPPTIAKSDTDQAPILTIALSANRSQRELSEIADKLVKKQIERSAGVGQVELVGELARAISIWVDADRLAAYQLPITAVRDAVARQNANIPGGNVTGSLREETLRTMGRLPDARAFNDLVITTRNGSPIRVRDVGWAEDGTKEQRSISRLNGAPTVALNVLRQSGANTVAVIDGIKEKLRELAPQLPSDVRLEVTRDQSRYIYEALHEIQRHLVLGSILACLVVLLFMRNWRAMLIAAVAIPTSVISAFGMMKALDFTLNSVTMLALVLMVGIVIDDAIVVLENIFRFVEEKKMRPFEAARAATAEIGLAVMATTFSLVVIFVPVSFMSSISGRFLYQFGFTAAVAVLVSLLVSFTLTPMMSARLLRVGNGREPKSGGAEPRSRGGFYRRIDGGYMKVLRWAMAHRLVIAGLAALVIASSVPLYQVVRQEYLPSNVDEGEFDVRVTAPEGTSLAAMNHVTLQVEEELRSIPGVRLVLATAGSGFLGGVNGANFFVQLVPHAERTFRWGRLLSWPPWKAFRGNFSQSDVQQEIRRCLRKLPDIRVAVRNPQTFVGGGPNFDIDFALLGPDLELLHAYAERLRTNAPALGLLDADTTLKLDKPELRVEIDRDRAANLGVSTTDIADALRVMVGGDERVTRFRDDSMNEDYDVQVRLKPGDRNEAEPIRRLFVPRQGGGLVRLDNVVKLVSTQAASRIDRLDRQRQVSLRAAVAPGYAQADRIAALRNEVAKMGLPTGYSTRVSGRARELETTFREFLFAFALSVVLMYIILASQFESLVHPFTILLSLPLSVPFAFVSLLAANQRINLYSALGLLVLFGVVKKNAILQIDHMNKLRAAGLERAAAILQGNRERLRPILMTTMTLIAGMLPLALGTGPGAEERRAVAVVVIGGQALCLLLTLVVTPVTYSFLDDLRNKVRAHWQSCTGRDLPAAADPAAMKAARPER; encoded by the coding sequence ATGCAGAAGCTGGCCGAAATTTGCATTCGCCGCCCGGTTTTCGCCACGATGATCGTGCTGAGCCTGGTGGTGGTGGGAGTGGCGGGGTACTTGAACCTGGATGTGGACCGCTTCCCGTCGGTGGACTTGCCGACGGTGCGAGTGTATACGCGGCTGCCCGGCGCGGCGCCGGCGGAAGTGGAGTCTCAGGTTGCCCAGCCGATCGAGGAGGTGCTGAATACCATCGAGGGCATCGAGGAGTTGCGTTCGGTCAATGGCGCGGGGAGCGCGTTTTGCGTCGTAACGTTTGATTTGAAGAGAGACATAGACGCGGCGGCGCAGGATGTGCGCGACCGGGTGGCGACAGTCGTGCGGGATTTGCCGCGGGACACCGACCCTCCGACGATCGCAAAGTCGGACACGGACCAGGCTCCGATCCTGACGATCGCCCTCTCGGCCAACCGCTCGCAGCGCGAGCTGTCGGAGATTGCGGACAAGCTGGTCAAGAAGCAAATTGAACGCTCGGCGGGGGTGGGGCAGGTGGAGTTGGTCGGCGAGCTGGCGCGGGCGATTAGCATCTGGGTGGACGCGGACCGCCTGGCCGCCTACCAGCTGCCCATCACCGCGGTGCGCGACGCGGTGGCGCGGCAGAATGCGAACATTCCGGGCGGCAACGTCACCGGCAGCCTGCGCGAGGAGACCTTGCGGACCATGGGACGGCTGCCGGACGCGCGCGCGTTCAATGACCTGGTGATTACAACGCGCAATGGCTCGCCGATCCGCGTGCGGGACGTCGGTTGGGCCGAGGACGGGACCAAGGAACAACGGTCCATTTCAAGGCTCAACGGCGCGCCTACGGTGGCGCTCAACGTGCTGCGGCAGTCCGGCGCCAACACGGTGGCTGTGATTGATGGGATTAAGGAAAAGCTGCGCGAGCTGGCGCCGCAGCTTCCCAGCGACGTGCGGCTCGAGGTAACGCGCGATCAGTCGCGCTACATCTACGAAGCGCTGCACGAAATCCAGCGGCACCTGGTCCTGGGGAGCATCCTGGCCTGCCTGGTGGTGCTGCTCTTCATGCGCAACTGGCGCGCGATGCTGATTGCCGCGGTGGCGATCCCGACCTCGGTGATTTCCGCATTCGGCATGATGAAGGCGCTGGATTTCACGTTGAACAGCGTGACCATGCTCGCCCTGGTGCTCATGGTGGGCATTGTGATTGACGATGCGATTGTGGTGCTGGAGAACATCTTCCGGTTCGTGGAGGAAAAGAAGATGCGGCCGTTCGAGGCGGCACGAGCCGCCACAGCGGAGATCGGGCTGGCCGTCATGGCCACCACCTTCAGTCTGGTGGTGATATTCGTGCCGGTGTCGTTTATGTCCAGCATCTCAGGGCGCTTTCTCTACCAATTCGGCTTCACCGCGGCGGTGGCAGTGCTGGTGAGCTTGCTGGTTTCCTTCACCCTGACACCCATGATGAGCGCCCGGCTGCTGCGCGTTGGGAACGGGCGGGAACCCAAATCCGGAGGAGCGGAGCCGCGCTCACGCGGTGGATTCTACCGCCGGATTGACGGCGGATACATGAAGGTCCTGCGGTGGGCAATGGCGCATCGGCTGGTGATCGCCGGGCTGGCAGCGCTGGTCATCGCCTCTTCCGTGCCGCTTTACCAGGTGGTGCGGCAGGAGTATCTGCCGAGCAACGTGGACGAGGGCGAATTCGACGTCCGGGTCACCGCGCCTGAGGGGACGAGCCTCGCGGCGATGAACCACGTGACTTTGCAGGTTGAGGAGGAGTTGCGCTCGATCCCCGGTGTGCGCCTGGTGCTCGCCACCGCCGGGAGCGGTTTCCTGGGCGGGGTCAATGGTGCCAACTTTTTCGTGCAGCTTGTTCCCCACGCAGAACGCACCTTCCGCTGGGGCCGGCTGTTGAGCTGGCCCCCCTGGAAGGCGTTCCGTGGCAACTTCTCCCAAAGCGATGTCCAGCAGGAGATTCGCCGGTGCCTGCGGAAGCTGCCGGACATCCGGGTGGCGGTCCGCAATCCGCAGACGTTCGTTGGCGGCGGCCCCAATTTCGACATTGATTTCGCCTTGCTCGGTCCGGATCTCGAACTGCTGCACGCCTACGCTGAGCGATTGCGCACCAACGCGCCGGCGCTGGGATTGCTGGATGCCGACACTACTTTGAAACTCGACAAGCCCGAGCTGCGCGTCGAGATTGACCGCGACCGCGCCGCGAATCTGGGTGTGAGCACGACGGATATTGCCGATGCGCTTCGCGTGATGGTGGGCGGCGATGAGCGCGTCACACGCTTCCGCGATGATTCGATGAACGAGGATTACGACGTGCAGGTGCGGCTGAAGCCGGGAGACCGCAACGAAGCGGAGCCAATTCGGCGGTTGTTTGTGCCCCGCCAGGGTGGGGGCCTGGTCCGACTGGATAACGTGGTGAAACTGGTCTCGACACAGGCCGCTTCGCGCATTGACCGGTTGGACCGCCAACGGCAGGTCAGCCTGCGGGCGGCGGTGGCGCCCGGTTATGCCCAGGCGGACCGCATCGCCGCGCTGCGCAACGAGGTGGCCAAGATGGGCCTGCCCACCGGCTATTCGACACGCGTCTCAGGACGTGCCCGCGAGCTGGAAACCACTTTCCGGGAGTTCCTGTTTGCGTTCGCCCTGTCGGTGGTTCTGATGTATATCATTCTCGCCTCACAGTTTGAGAGTCTCGTGCATCCGTTCACAATTCTGCTCTCGCTGCCGTTGTCGGTGCCCTTCGCGTTTGTTTCACTGCTGGCGGCCAACCAGAGGATTAACCTGTACTCGGCGCTGGGGTTGCTGGTGCTCTTCGGCGTTGTGAAGAAGAATGCCATTCTGCAGATAGATCATATGAACAAGCTCCGCGCCGCCGGGTTGGAGCGCGCCGCGGCGATCCTGCAAGGCAACCGGGAACGACTCCGCCCGATTCTAATGACGACGATGACATTGATTGCCGGCATGTTACCGCTGGCGCTGGGCACCGGACCGGGGGCCGAGGAACGCCGCGCGGTGGCCGTGGTCGTCATCGGCGGGCAAGCGCTCTGTCTGCTGTTGACCCTGGTGGTCACGCCGGTGACTTACTCGTTCCTGGACGATCTCCGCAACAAGGTACGGGCGCACTGGCAAAGCTGCACCGGCCGCGACCTCCCGGCTGCGGCGGATCCGGCAGCGATGAAGGCTGCCCGCCCGGAACGTTAG
- a CDS encoding efflux RND transporter periplasmic adaptor subunit: protein MRVVPCGLWAMAGLGVILLVSCGQADRSKSSIKTGVVERPVEVARAQVRAVPRTIQATGSLAAQDQSTLSAKVAGRLERLNVDIGSMLREGELVAQVEPRDYDLGLQQAAAALAQARAALGLPLEGDDDRIALEQVASVKQAKAVLEEAGKNRERVKSLSGSGIASQAEVDTVEAAYTVAQSRYDTALEEARGRMATVAQRRAELELARKRLADASVRAPFDGAVQARLASVGEYVAVGAPIVQLVKTDPLRLRLDVPERECVLARTGQAVHLSIEGDTNVYSGRIARLSPALDEQTRTLRVEADVPKQGSLRPGLFARAQIIVTEDEKALTVPADAIITFAGLEKVVAVQDGMATEKVVATGRRGAEWVELVSGVTTGELVVLRPGSLRTGDRVTINNGEQVRPDLQSARKGTDSPAN, encoded by the coding sequence ATGAGAGTCGTTCCTTGTGGGCTCTGGGCGATGGCTGGGCTGGGCGTCATCCTGCTCGTTTCTTGCGGGCAGGCTGACCGGTCGAAGAGCTCGATCAAAACGGGCGTGGTAGAACGTCCGGTGGAGGTCGCGCGCGCGCAAGTGCGGGCGGTCCCGCGGACAATCCAAGCCACCGGTTCGCTGGCAGCGCAGGATCAGTCCACCCTCAGCGCCAAGGTGGCTGGGCGTTTGGAGCGGCTGAATGTGGATATCGGCAGCATGCTTCGCGAGGGCGAGTTGGTGGCGCAGGTCGAACCCCGTGATTATGACTTGGGGCTGCAACAGGCGGCAGCCGCGCTCGCGCAGGCGCGGGCCGCGCTGGGACTTCCGTTGGAGGGTGATGATGATCGCATCGCGTTGGAACAAGTGGCGTCGGTCAAGCAGGCTAAGGCCGTGCTGGAGGAAGCGGGCAAGAACCGGGAGCGGGTCAAGAGCCTGTCGGGTTCCGGCATTGCGTCCCAGGCGGAAGTGGATACGGTTGAGGCGGCCTATACGGTGGCGCAATCGCGCTACGACACGGCGCTGGAGGAGGCGCGGGGGCGGATGGCAACGGTCGCCCAGCGGCGAGCCGAATTGGAGCTGGCCCGCAAGCGGCTGGCCGATGCTTCGGTGCGGGCCCCCTTTGACGGCGCGGTGCAAGCCCGTCTGGCGAGCGTCGGGGAGTATGTGGCAGTAGGCGCGCCGATTGTGCAGTTGGTCAAGACGGACCCGCTGCGCCTGCGGCTGGACGTGCCCGAACGCGAGTGCGTCCTCGCACGCACCGGCCAGGCGGTGCACCTGTCCATCGAGGGGGATACAAACGTCTACTCTGGCAGAATTGCACGATTAAGCCCGGCGCTGGACGAGCAGACGCGGACGCTGAGGGTGGAGGCGGACGTGCCGAAACAAGGTTCCTTGCGGCCCGGCCTGTTTGCACGGGCGCAGATCATCGTTACCGAGGACGAGAAAGCACTCACCGTGCCTGCCGACGCCATTATCACATTCGCCGGGCTCGAGAAGGTGGTGGCGGTGCAGGACGGAATGGCGACGGAGAAGGTCGTGGCAACCGGCCGCCGCGGTGCCGAATGGGTGGAGTTGGTGTCCGGAGTCACGACCGGGGAGCTTGTGGTATTGCGTCCAGGCAGCCTGCGAACGGGCGATCGGGTGACGATCAACAATGGGGAGCAGGTGCGTCCGGATTTGCAGTCGGCCAGGAAGGGAACGGATTCTCCCGCCAACTGA
- a CDS encoding aspartate 1-decarboxylase, which translates to MLVHVLKSKIHRAQVTAGDVDYEGSLGIARDLMDKVGLLPHERILCSNMANGERFETYAIPAKRGSGEIILNGATARLGKPGDRLTIMSFTEVEEAKAKSWKPRVIVLGEKNRVANERGL; encoded by the coding sequence ATGTTGGTGCATGTGTTAAAGTCGAAAATCCATCGCGCGCAGGTGACTGCGGGCGACGTGGATTATGAAGGTAGCCTGGGCATCGCCCGGGATCTCATGGACAAAGTGGGTTTGCTGCCGCACGAGAGGATCCTCTGCAGCAACATGGCCAACGGCGAGCGGTTCGAGACTTACGCCATTCCCGCCAAACGCGGCTCCGGGGAGATCATCCTCAACGGCGCCACAGCCCGCTTGGGCAAACCGGGCGACCGGCTGACAATTATGAGTTTCACCGAGGTGGAGGAGGCGAAGGCCAAGTCCTGGAAGCCACGGGTGATCGTCCTGGGCGAGAAGAACCGCGTGGCCAACGAACGCGGTCTCTGA
- a CDS encoding PEP-CTERM sorting domain-containing protein (PEP-CTERM proteins occur, often in large numbers, in the proteomes of bacteria that also encode an exosortase, a predicted intramembrane cysteine proteinase. The presence of a PEP-CTERM domain at a protein's C-terminus predicts cleavage within the sorting domain, followed by covalent anchoring to some some component of the (usually Gram-negative) cell surface. Many PEP-CTERM proteins exhibit an unusual sequence composition that includes large numbers of potential glycosylation sites. Expression of one such protein has been shown restore the ability of a bacterium to form floc, a type of biofilm.): MRFLLSIAVLAGVWTVSAQGTFEAIIGHENTPPVSELVTTTVGWTFQPTSFVAVTDLGCFSYLFASPFVNEIQVGLWNTGGVLLASSLIKRSSALTNESSYVSINPVPLDPNQTYHIGAWSLDELSVEICGGGAGGTNFMGAYLRLGAAAKSTVPAGLSFPLEMAGTGGAAYLAPNFRYDDRVPEPASAFLLGLGALIVAARCRRQRL, encoded by the coding sequence ATGAGATTCTTGCTTTCAATCGCGGTGCTTGCGGGAGTTTGGACGGTCAGCGCCCAAGGGACGTTCGAGGCCATCATAGGACATGAGAATACTCCTCCTGTATCCGAGCTTGTTACCACCACTGTCGGTTGGACGTTTCAACCGACCAGCTTTGTAGCTGTCACGGATCTGGGTTGCTTCAGCTACCTTTTCGCCTCCCCCTTCGTTAACGAAATCCAAGTAGGATTGTGGAACACAGGCGGCGTTTTGCTCGCTTCCAGTTTGATCAAGCGCAGCAGTGCCCTCACGAACGAGAGCAGTTATGTATCCATCAATCCCGTACCCCTTGACCCCAACCAGACCTATCATATAGGCGCCTGGTCCCTGGACGAGCTTAGTGTCGAGATCTGCGGTGGCGGAGCGGGCGGCACCAACTTCATGGGGGCTTACCTTCGTTTGGGCGCAGCCGCCAAGAGCACCGTTCCCGCAGGTTTGAGTTTTCCCTTGGAAATGGCTGGCACTGGCGGGGCGGCTTACCTGGCCCCGAATTTCCGTTACGACGACCGTGTGCCGGAGCCTGCTTCCGCCTTCCTCCTGGGGCTCGGCGCCCTCATCGTAGCTGCCCGCTGCAGGCGGCAACGGCTCTGA